In one window of Nocardioides panacisoli DNA:
- a CDS encoding ferredoxin reductase has protein sequence MSTTSATTRTAGPGLGATLRQRLRSVADAAVTPLDLDDVLDHFHPLRRNTDLRGRIVEVRRETADAATVVIKPGRDWAGHRPGQYVQVGIDVDGTRRFRSYSLTHGPRRDGHISITVKAIAGGIVSPHLVHRARPGQLVHLQQAAGDFVLGDPHPPKLLLVTAGSGITPVIGMLRNLFSPAEAPSLDITLLHVNATEPDSIFKDELRRHAAADRIRLIEHFDDRDGLLDVATLPTLVPDLAERTAYACGPAGLLDALEDYCAEHDLDLTTERFRAATVLTDGEGGTVSFAAAGDEVAVDGTTPILDAAEDAGVLMPSGCRMGICMGCVLPMTEGAVRDLRTGELTVAVPGETGPGGVPVQTCINTAAGDCHLDH, from the coding sequence GTGAGCACGACGAGCGCCACCACCCGCACCGCCGGCCCCGGCCTGGGGGCGACGCTGCGCCAGCGCCTGCGCTCGGTGGCCGACGCCGCCGTCACGCCGCTGGACCTCGACGACGTGCTGGACCACTTCCACCCGCTGCGCCGCAACACCGACCTGCGCGGCCGGATCGTCGAGGTACGCCGCGAGACCGCCGACGCCGCGACCGTGGTCATCAAGCCGGGCCGCGACTGGGCCGGCCACCGCCCCGGGCAGTACGTCCAGGTCGGCATCGACGTCGACGGCACCCGCCGGTTCCGCAGCTACTCCCTCACCCACGGCCCCCGCCGCGACGGCCACATCTCCATCACCGTCAAGGCCATCGCCGGCGGCATCGTCTCGCCGCACCTGGTGCACCGCGCCCGCCCCGGGCAGCTGGTGCACCTGCAGCAGGCAGCCGGCGACTTCGTCCTGGGTGACCCCCACCCGCCGAAGCTGCTGCTCGTCACCGCCGGCTCGGGCATCACGCCGGTCATCGGCATGCTGCGCAACCTCTTCTCCCCCGCCGAGGCGCCGTCGCTGGACATCACGCTGCTCCACGTCAACGCGACCGAGCCCGACTCCATCTTCAAGGACGAGCTGCGCCGCCACGCCGCGGCCGACCGCATCCGCCTCATCGAGCACTTCGACGACCGCGACGGCCTCCTCGACGTGGCCACGCTGCCCACGCTCGTCCCCGACCTGGCCGAGCGCACGGCGTACGCCTGCGGGCCGGCGGGACTCCTGGACGCGCTCGAGGACTACTGCGCCGAGCACGACCTCGACCTCACCACCGAGCGGTTCCGCGCCGCGACCGTCCTCACCGACGGCGAGGGCGGCACCGTCTCCTTCGCCGCCGCCGGCGACGAGGTCGCCGTCGACGGCACCACCCCGATCCTGGACGCGGCCGAGGACGCCGGCGTCCTGATGCCCAGCGGCTGTCGCATGGGCATCTGCATGGGCTGCGTGCTGCCGATGACCGAGGGCGCCGTGCGCGACCTCCGCACCGGCGAGCTCACCGTCGCCGTGCCCGGCGAGACCGGGCCGGGCGGCGTACCCGTCCAGACCTGCATCAACACCGCCGCCGGCGACTGCCACCTCGACCACTGA
- a CDS encoding fatty acid desaturase family protein produces the protein MTTITNKPVDPTAHLTPEQVEQLGAELDAIRQDIIDQRGESDAAYIRRMVTVQRNLELGSRAVLLFSVLPPAWLLGTVGLSISKILENMEIGHNVMHGQWDWMRDPKIHSTTWEWDNASTADGWKHSHNEVHHTYTNIVGKDNDLGYGIMRVDEEQRWIPMYLAQPLWNFLNACFFEYGIAAYDLELGKNLTKPKDERPEGFKKAARATLRKIRRQATKDYVVHPLLALPTGSLLPTLAANAVANLTRNIWSHSVIMCGHFPEGVETFELNSIPDDETRGEWYLRQMLGSANISGSPAMHVMTGNLSHQIEHHLFPDLPSNRYAEIAPRVQELFEKYDLAYCTRPLVPQVYSAWHKVVRLSLPNGWLETTNRKNLPSQLKLLAKLARADRRTRRRELKALEARAAAQPEEYADTAA, from the coding sequence TTGACCACCATCACGAACAAGCCCGTCGACCCGACCGCCCACCTCACGCCCGAGCAGGTCGAGCAGCTCGGCGCCGAGCTCGACGCGATCCGCCAGGACATCATCGACCAGCGCGGCGAGAGCGATGCGGCCTACATCCGTCGCATGGTGACGGTGCAGCGCAACCTCGAGCTCGGCTCGCGCGCCGTCCTGCTCTTCAGCGTGCTGCCGCCGGCCTGGCTGCTGGGCACCGTCGGCCTGTCGATCTCCAAGATCCTGGAGAACATGGAGATCGGCCACAACGTCATGCACGGCCAGTGGGACTGGATGCGTGACCCCAAGATCCACTCCACCACCTGGGAGTGGGACAACGCCTCCACCGCCGACGGCTGGAAGCACTCCCACAACGAGGTGCACCACACCTACACCAACATCGTCGGCAAGGACAACGACCTCGGCTACGGCATCATGCGCGTGGACGAGGAGCAGCGCTGGATCCCGATGTACCTCGCCCAGCCGCTGTGGAACTTCCTCAACGCCTGCTTCTTCGAGTACGGCATCGCCGCCTACGACCTCGAGCTGGGCAAGAACCTCACCAAGCCCAAGGACGAGCGGCCCGAGGGCTTCAAGAAGGCTGCCCGCGCCACGCTGCGCAAGATCCGCCGCCAGGCGACCAAGGACTACGTCGTGCACCCGCTGCTCGCGCTGCCGACCGGGTCGCTGCTGCCCACGCTGGCCGCCAACGCCGTCGCCAACCTCACCCGCAACATCTGGTCGCACTCGGTGATCATGTGCGGCCACTTCCCCGAGGGCGTGGAGACCTTCGAGCTCAACTCGATCCCCGACGACGAGACCCGCGGCGAGTGGTACCTGCGCCAGATGCTGGGCTCGGCCAACATCTCGGGCTCGCCGGCCATGCACGTCATGACCGGCAACCTCTCCCACCAGATCGAGCACCACCTCTTCCCCGACCTGCCCAGCAACCGCTACGCCGAGATCGCGCCGCGGGTGCAGGAGCTGTTCGAGAAGTACGACCTGGCCTACTGCACCCGTCCGCTGGTGCCGCAGGTCTACTCGGCCTGGCACAAGGTGGTGCGCCTCTCGCTGCCCAACGGCTGGCTGGAGACGACCAACCGCAAGAACCTCCCCAGCCAGCTCAAGCTGCTCGCGAAGCTGGCCCGGGCCGACCGTCGTACGCGCCGGCGCGAGCTGAAGGCACTGGAGGCCCGTGCCGCCGCGCAGCCGGAGGAGTACGCCGACACCGCGGCCTGA
- a CDS encoding YdeI/OmpD-associated family protein, with protein MAADEVPGRLGGTPERPARFFAGPEEFAAWLALHHDTETELWMGLHRKHVPDRGLTWEQAVPEALCWGWIDSLVQRIDGDSRRQRWTPRKPTSQWSRVNLDLVEQLRAEGRMQPSGEAIWAQRRTDVAPYGRGDEATLPAPFAARLADSPAATAFWEAATATYRRVCTVWVTSAKQEATRERRMAQLIECCAAGELVPSQRYGDRPRWVDRAAEAAVGAAGPPPGAR; from the coding sequence ATGGCAGCGGACGAGGTCCCCGGCCGCCTCGGCGGGACTCCGGAGCGGCCGGCGCGCTTCTTCGCCGGTCCCGAGGAGTTCGCGGCGTGGCTGGCGCTCCACCACGACACCGAGACCGAACTGTGGATGGGCCTGCACCGCAAGCACGTTCCCGACCGCGGCCTGACCTGGGAGCAGGCGGTCCCCGAGGCGCTGTGCTGGGGCTGGATCGACTCCCTGGTCCAACGCATCGACGGTGACTCCCGGCGGCAGCGGTGGACGCCCCGCAAGCCGACCTCGCAGTGGAGCCGGGTCAACCTCGACCTCGTCGAGCAGCTGCGTGCCGAGGGGCGGATGCAGCCCAGCGGTGAGGCGATCTGGGCGCAGCGACGCACCGACGTCGCGCCGTACGGCCGCGGGGACGAGGCGACCCTCCCGGCGCCCTTCGCCGCGCGCCTGGCCGACTCACCGGCCGCGACGGCCTTCTGGGAGGCCGCGACCGCGACGTACCGCCGGGTGTGCACGGTCTGGGTGACCTCGGCCAAGCAGGAGGCCACCCGCGAACGCCGGATGGCGCAGCTCATCGAGTGCTGCGCCGCCGGCGAGCTCGTCCCGAGCCAGCGGTACGGCGACCGGCCGCGCTGGGTGGACCGGGCCGCCGAGGCGGCCGTGGGCGCCGCCGGTCCCCCGCCGGGGGCCCGCTGA
- a CDS encoding crotonase/enoyl-CoA hydratase family protein, whose protein sequence is MSLVTCQVENGIAQVRLNRPDKLNALTLPLLAELRSVARELRRDKTLRAVVIAGEGDAFCAGLDFATVMKNPAGIAKAFVPSPFTGTNLFQEAPWSLRRIPVPVIAAVHGHCLGGGIQIALAADFRFATPDATISVLEGKWGLIPDMSGVQALKELVGIDQAKRLTMTAEMVSGKEAKDLGLVTELDADPVAAATAFAERLAEKSPDALAAGKRLFNESWDASPRRTFAKERMEQLPLLFAENTKILRSALAKKVPPVFGPRRR, encoded by the coding sequence ATGAGTCTGGTGACGTGTCAGGTCGAGAACGGCATTGCCCAGGTCCGGTTGAACCGGCCCGACAAGCTCAACGCCCTGACGTTGCCGCTGCTGGCCGAGCTGCGCTCGGTCGCGCGCGAGCTGCGGCGCGACAAGACGCTGCGCGCCGTGGTGATCGCCGGCGAGGGCGACGCCTTCTGTGCCGGCCTCGACTTCGCGACCGTCATGAAGAACCCGGCCGGGATCGCCAAGGCCTTCGTGCCCTCGCCGTTCACGGGCACCAACCTCTTCCAGGAGGCGCCGTGGTCGCTGCGACGCATCCCGGTGCCGGTGATCGCGGCGGTGCACGGCCACTGCCTCGGCGGCGGCATCCAGATCGCCCTGGCCGCGGACTTCCGGTTCGCCACCCCGGACGCCACCATCTCCGTCCTGGAGGGCAAGTGGGGCCTGATCCCCGACATGTCCGGCGTCCAGGCGCTCAAGGAGCTGGTCGGCATCGACCAGGCCAAGCGGCTCACCATGACCGCCGAGATGGTCTCCGGCAAGGAGGCCAAGGACCTCGGCCTGGTCACCGAGCTCGACGCCGACCCGGTCGCCGCGGCCACCGCGTTCGCCGAGCGACTGGCCGAGAAGTCCCCCGACGCCCTCGCCGCCGGCAAGCGGCTCTTCAACGAGAGCTGGGACGCCTCGCCGCGGCGTACGTTCGCCAAGGAGCGGATGGAGCAGCTGCCGCTGCTGTTCGCGGAGAACACCAAGATCCTGCGCTCGGCCCTGGCGAAGAAGGTGCCGCCGGTCTTCGGTCCGCGGCGGCGCTGA
- a CDS encoding oxidoreductase — MSSTEAMLAGRPWELADMPDQGGRTIVVTGPTLGGLGHHTARELAQRGARVVLAGRSPGKIDETREAILATSPEAQVEALVVDLADLDSVRHAAGVAARIGAIDALVNNAGVMAPPHRRTGDGLELQLATNHFGPFLLTGLLFPQLVQSSDGRVVTVSSQYHRMARRVPLGDPRQQHGRYRRWTAYAESKLANLLFVGELDRRCRAEGLPVRALAAHPGFAGTHLAANGQYGRSSGGVASILDGAIKAVSQSAAHGALPTLMATTAELPGDTYCGPSGPGQMSGPPRVVGRTRLARDEAAARRLWELSEEITGIAYP, encoded by the coding sequence GAGGCGATGTTGGCCGGTCGGCCGTGGGAACTGGCCGACATGCCCGACCAGGGCGGCCGCACGATCGTCGTGACGGGCCCGACGCTGGGCGGACTGGGACACCACACGGCGCGGGAGCTGGCCCAGCGGGGCGCCCGGGTGGTGCTCGCGGGACGCAGCCCGGGCAAGATCGACGAGACCCGTGAGGCGATCCTGGCGACGTCGCCGGAGGCCCAGGTCGAGGCCCTGGTCGTCGACCTCGCCGACCTCGACTCGGTGCGGCACGCGGCCGGCGTCGCGGCACGGATCGGCGCGATCGACGCGCTGGTCAACAACGCCGGCGTCATGGCGCCGCCCCACCGCCGGACCGGCGACGGGCTGGAGCTGCAGCTGGCCACCAACCACTTCGGGCCCTTCCTGCTGACCGGGCTGCTGTTCCCACAGCTGGTGCAGAGCAGCGACGGCCGGGTGGTGACGGTGTCCTCGCAGTACCACCGCATGGCACGCCGCGTCCCCCTGGGGGACCCGCGCCAGCAGCACGGTCGCTACCGCCGCTGGACGGCGTACGCCGAGTCCAAGCTGGCCAACCTGCTCTTCGTCGGCGAGCTCGATCGACGCTGCCGCGCCGAGGGACTCCCGGTGCGCGCACTGGCCGCGCACCCGGGGTTCGCGGGCACGCACCTGGCCGCCAACGGCCAGTACGGCCGCTCCTCCGGCGGCGTCGCCAGCATCCTGGACGGCGCGATCAAGGCGGTGTCCCAGTCGGCGGCCCACGGGGCCCTCCCGACGCTGATGGCCACCACCGCCGAGCTGCCCGGCGACACCTACTGCGGCCCCAGTGGGCCGGGGCAGATGTCGGGCCCGCCCCGCGTGGTGGGCCGGACCCGGCTGGCGCGCGACGAGGCCGCGGCCCGCCGGCTGTGGGAGCTCAGCGAGGAGATCACCGGGATCGCCTACCCCTGA